The Rahnella aceris genome contains the following window.
AATGATAATAGTTCTCAGTATCGTCTGTAAAGCACTTTGTTGAGAATATTTCTCATTACCATACTGATATTATGGCTACTTTATGAACACCTTAAGGTCACTAAGGACTACCATTCGGGGAACGGATCGGCCATGTTGACCCAGTGTTCGATGCCTTCTGCCATCTGCTCTTCGCTTAAGAGACACGCATCCAGCTGCCGGATAATCTCTTCTTTATTCAGGTGCTGGCCGATAAACACCAGTTCCTGGCGCATATCGCCAAACGGCTCAACCCATTTCTCCATAATGTGTTCACGGGTCTCCTCGTCCTGCGGCCAGTCGCTTTCCGGCAGCGAACGCCAGAAAATACCCGCCATGCCATAGCGCGCTATGCCGCCCGCCTGACTCCACTGCCCGGCAAAGCGCGGACGCGACGCCAGCCAGAAAAAGCCTTTGGAACGCAGTAAGGTACCGCCCCCCCAGTCGCCGTGCACCACGCGGTAAAACTTATCCGGATCAAACGGCCTGCGGGCGGTGTAGACAAAACTGCTGATGCCGTACTCTTCGGTTTCCGGTGTGTGTTCACCGCGTAACTCTTTCAGCCAGCCCGGCGCCTGCTGTGCTTTGGCGAAATCAAACCGGTACGTATTAAGCACGGCTTCAAGCGGCAGGCTGCCGGGGGAAATCGGTATAATGTGCGCATCGGGATTGAGGCTTTTCAGTAGTGCAATCACTTCCCGCTGTTGCAGGCTGTCGAGAAGATCGGTTTTGCTCACCAGCAGCACGTTGCAGAATTCTATCTGGTCGATCAGCAAATCCGTCACGCTACGCGCATCGTCCTCGCCCAGACTTTCACCGGCCTCCTGCACACTGCGCGCTTCCTGATATTGCTGCATAAAGTTGACGCCATCGACCACGGTCACCAGCGTATCCAGTCGTGCGAACTGCGACAGACTTTCACCGTTTTCATCTTCGAAAGTGAAGGTTTCCGCCACCGGCAGCGGTTCTGAAATACCACTCGATTCAATCAGCAGATAATCAAAACGTCCGGCCTGTGCCAGCTCACGCACTGAAATCAGCAAATCTTCCCGCAGGGTACAGCAGATGCAACCGTTGCTCATTTCCACCAGTTTTTCCTGCTGACGGTCGAGCGTGATTTCACTGGCGACCAGTGCGGCGTCAATATTCACCTCGCTCATATCATTGACGATCACCGCCACGCGCAATCCCTGACGGTTGTTCAGAATGTGGTTGAGAACGGTAGTTTTACCTGCGCCAAGAAAACCGGACAGCACGGTAACAGGGAGTAAGGACATCATTAACCTCATATCTCAGGACAGTGCAGGAATACTTCGCCTGCGATTATTGTTATAATATAACATAACAATAGCAATCCAATTTCAAGGGTTTTATTGATACATGCTCTTTTTTTGCCGGGAAACGAACGGTTTTTGCGCGAAGTGCCGCAGTCCCGCACGCTGATTTGCTCAATGGATTGGGGTACCTCGCAGAGTACGGTACACTTAAGCTATTGCACCTTAACTTTGAAGCCTTTATGCGTCGTCTAACTTTGTGGATGATTTTACTGAGTGGCTTGTCCACGACAGTTTTTGCTGAGACTGCTCCAACACACGCCAGCCCGCCAGTCGTCAGTGCGCCGGTGAAAGATATTCGCCAGAGCGG
Protein-coding sequences here:
- the zigA gene encoding zinc metallochaperone GTPase ZigA; amino-acid sequence: MSLLPVTVLSGFLGAGKTTVLNHILNNRQGLRVAVIVNDMSEVNIDAALVASEITLDRQQEKLVEMSNGCICCTLREDLLISVRELAQAGRFDYLLIESSGISEPLPVAETFTFEDENGESLSQFARLDTLVTVVDGVNFMQQYQEARSVQEAGESLGEDDARSVTDLLIDQIEFCNVLLVSKTDLLDSLQQREVIALLKSLNPDAHIIPISPGSLPLEAVLNTYRFDFAKAQQAPGWLKELRGEHTPETEEYGISSFVYTARRPFDPDKFYRVVHGDWGGGTLLRSKGFFWLASRPRFAGQWSQAGGIARYGMAGIFWRSLPESDWPQDEETREHIMEKWVEPFGDMRQELVFIGQHLNKEEIIRQLDACLLSEEQMAEGIEHWVNMADPFPEW